A window of candidate division KSB1 bacterium contains these coding sequences:
- a CDS encoding QueT transporter family protein, with product MIKLKTQDITMAAMIGGLYAALTILLAPWSYGPVQVRLAESLTVLPIILPQAIPGLFAGCMLANIYGGYGPLDIFGGSAITLIAGLATYYLRRYNRVWLAPIPPILFNAFGIGYILYLVADVPYWLTALQVGAGQIIACAGIGIPLLLLLKKRF from the coding sequence ATGATTAAATTGAAAACACAGGATATTACAATGGCGGCTATGATCGGTGGATTGTATGCTGCGTTGACAATTCTTCTTGCGCCCTGGAGTTATGGTCCGGTACAGGTTCGACTTGCAGAGTCGTTAACCGTACTGCCAATTATTTTACCCCAGGCCATACCGGGCTTATTTGCCGGATGCATGTTAGCCAATATTTATGGAGGATATGGACCGCTGGATATTTTCGGAGGAAGTGCGATCACGCTCATTGCCGGTCTGGCGACGTATTATTTGAGACGATATAACAGAGTCTGGCTGGCCCCGATTCCTCCTATCTTGTTCAATGCGTTCGGAATCGGTTATATTCTGTATCTTGTTGCAGATGTACCGTATTGGCTGACAGCGCTGCAGGTGGGAGCAGGACAAATAATCGCCTGTGCCGGCATCGGTATTCCTTTACTCTTGCTTTTGAAAAAACGTTTCTGA